Genomic segment of Nitrospira sp.:
ATCGATCGACGCCGCGTTGACACCTCTGTCAGGACTATGTTAGCTGTACATTTTTAATTCTGTTGTGCATAGACGCAGCGATCCGAGAGAACGTTCAATTCACCTGCGTCAAGAGGAGTCGCCATGGGGGGCCATAGCCATTGGGCAACAATCAAGCGGCATAAGTCGGCAGTGGATGCCAAGCGGGGAAAGATTTTCACCCGTATTATCCGTGAATTGACCATTGCCGCCCGGTCAGGCGGCGACCCCGACGGCAACCCGCGGTTGCGGCTGGCCATCGCCAAGGCTAAGGAAGCCAACATGCCCGGCGATACCATGAAGAAAGCGATCCAGCGGGGCACCGGCGAACTACCCGGCGTCACCTATGAGGAGTTTACCCTGGAGGGATACGGCCCTGGGGGGACGGCGGTGCTGATGGAAATTACGTCGGACAACCGCAATCGCACGGTCGCGGAAATTCGTAGCCTGCTGACCAAAAATGGCGGCAACATGGCGGAAGCCGGTGCCGTCGCCTGGCAGTTTCACAAAAAAGGCGTCTTGGTCGTGGAAAAAGGCAAGGTCGAAGAGGACGCGCTGCTCACCATCGCCTTGGAGGCAGGCGCCGAAGATGTGAAGGTGGGCGACAAAGCTTTTGAAGTGTTGACCAGCCCGCAAGACTTCGAAGCGGTGAAGAAAGCCCTCAGCGATGCGAAGATCGACTATACGCTTGCCGAATTGAACTTCATTCCCCAGAATACGATTGCGCTTGAGGAGAAAGCCGCAGAACACATGTTGAAGCTCATGGAGATTCTGGACGAACACGATGACGTCCAGAAGGTGCATGCCAACTTCGACATCTCTGATGAAGTGATGGAGAAAGTTGCCGCTGCGACCGCGTAATTCGCGAGCATCGACGCCCCGTATTGATGCAACGGGCCTCTGTTCGCCGGAGACTCCGCACCACACCAGACAGCGACCCGCATGATCGCCTTACTGACGGGCCACTTAGCCTTCAAGGCGCCTTCGCATGTGACGCTCGATGTGCACGGCGTCGGCTACGAAGTGTTGATTCCCCTCAGTACCTACTATTCCCTGCCCAATCAGCATGAATCCGTCACGCTCAGCATCCACACCCACGTGCGGGAGGATGCAATTCAACTCTACGGCTTTCTCACGGCGGCTGAGAAAGTGGCGTTTCTTCTCCTGACCAGTATCTCCGGGATCGGGCCAAAGTTAGGACTGAGCGTCCTCTCCACGCTGTCCGTGCAGGATCTCTTCTCGGCCATCCAAGCCAGTGATGTCGAAAAGCTTGGCACCGTGTCGGGGATCGGCAAAAAGTCTGCCGCCAGAATTGCCTTGGAGTTGAAGGATAAGGTGGCGCGACTCCATCCGGTGAACTCCGCAGGAGAGGGGGGGCAGCAGCAGTCGGTGAGCCCGCTGTATGACGATGCGCTGTCGGCGTTGGTGAATCTCGGGTATCGGCAGCCGGACGTGAAGGAGGCGCTCAAGCGGGTGGAGAAGTCCGGCGCGATGGCGCAGGGCTTGGAGCAGGTGATTCGAGAGGCACTCAAAGACCTTGCCAAGGGGTGACGCATGACGACATGGGGTGCGCAATCAACTCGGAAACGATGGGGGCTATTGCTGACAGTCGCGCTGGTGATACTGGCCGCCGGGGCCTCAACTTCTGCCGTTGCAGGGGACGGCCAGGACGAGGTGAAGAGCATTCGCAAGATGTGCGGAACCTGCCCTGACGGATATGCCACCACCGGACGAACGACTGCTCCCGAACTTTGCAAAGACGGTGACCCTATGTTGGTGCAGTGCGTGCCGTTGGGGGCGAACATGCTTGCAGTGTGTGGATCTTGCCCGGAAGGGTATGCGGAGGTTGGACGATCGAATGTGCCATCCAGGTGCGGATCCATCGACGGCGGCCTCCTATCCCAGTGTCAGTCACAGCACATGGGATCAAGCATGCCGGATCCGTCCCTAGGTGGCGTCCGCTGCCCGCCGGAATGTGGCAGCACGGCTGTTCCCGGCCAGGGCGCGTCACCTCCGCCACCCAAATTCAGACCATCCCCGGAGCCCCGGTAGTCCACCAATCGCTGGAGCCGTATCATCCCATGAGCGAGCGCACGGTGAGCACTCAACTAACCGACGACGAACGCGGCCTCGAAGCAGCACTGCGTCCGCAGAGCCTGCAGGAGTATGTCGGCCAACCGCGGATGAAAGAGTCGCTAGGCATTTGTATCGAAGCCGCCAAGCGACGGGGCGAGGCCTTGGACCATGCCATTTTTTACGGCCCCCCGGGACTGGGC
This window contains:
- a CDS encoding YebC/PmpR family DNA-binding transcriptional regulator, translating into MGGHSHWATIKRHKSAVDAKRGKIFTRIIRELTIAARSGGDPDGNPRLRLAIAKAKEANMPGDTMKKAIQRGTGELPGVTYEEFTLEGYGPGGTAVLMEITSDNRNRTVAEIRSLLTKNGGNMAEAGAVAWQFHKKGVLVVEKGKVEEDALLTIALEAGAEDVKVGDKAFEVLTSPQDFEAVKKALSDAKIDYTLAELNFIPQNTIALEEKAAEHMLKLMEILDEHDDVQKVHANFDISDEVMEKVAAATA
- the ruvA gene encoding Holliday junction branch migration protein RuvA — its product is MIALLTGHLAFKAPSHVTLDVHGVGYEVLIPLSTYYSLPNQHESVTLSIHTHVREDAIQLYGFLTAAEKVAFLLLTSISGIGPKLGLSVLSTLSVQDLFSAIQASDVEKLGTVSGIGKKSAARIALELKDKVARLHPVNSAGEGGQQQSVSPLYDDALSALVNLGYRQPDVKEALKRVEKSGAMAQGLEQVIREALKDLAKG